In Geminocystis sp. NIES-3708, a single window of DNA contains:
- a CDS encoding GFA family protein: MTQHKTGGCHCGEIRYKFNDNPLNAVFCYCKDCQKTSGLDKAFSLLLKIDSLEITKGNPSIYTTIADSGNELKRYFCSKCGSTLFGKSEALGIIGLAVGNLDDSDEYKPKMAIFTKSAPKWAVIPDDIPNFPESPQF, from the coding sequence ATGACTCAACATAAAACAGGTGGTTGTCATTGTGGTGAAATTAGATATAAATTCAATGACAATCCATTAAATGCCGTATTTTGTTATTGTAAAGATTGTCAAAAAACAAGTGGTTTAGATAAAGCATTTTCTTTATTATTGAAAATTGATTCTTTAGAAATTACGAAAGGAAATCCTAGTATTTATACAACCATTGCTGACAGTGGAAATGAATTGAAGCGTTATTTTTGTTCAAAATGTGGTAGCACTCTTTTCGGTAAATCTGAGGCTTTAGGTATAATTGGTTTAGCCGTGGGTAATTTAGATGATTCTGATGAATATAAACCTAAAATGGCTATCTTTACTAAATCTGCACCGAAATGGGCTGTTATTCCCGATGATATTCCTAATTTTCCTGAGAGTCCACAGTTTTAA
- a CDS encoding FAD-dependent oxidoreductase, producing the protein MNFSLSEDVKQRLSIVDKIWFDLRHIQPNVNNINPVIFSSQEKILDIDFDIIICGGTLGIFLATTLQKKGYKIAVIEKGILQGRDQEWNISRHELNCLLELELLTQEELEIIIVSEYNPARISFYEGYELWIKNVLNIGVSPKLLINKIKEKFLQLGGFIFENTVFNNAIVKENGVIIKTNKQKLKTKLLIDSMGHFSPIIQQLRKGEKPEGVCLVVGSCGKGFTNNETGDLIVSFTPIQNQCQYFWEAFPAKDGRTTYLFTYLDAHPDRISLTDLMNEYLRLLPKYQQIDLENIDFQRFLFGFFPAYRQSPIKINYNRILAVGDSSGSQSPVSFGGFGAMMRHLTRLTYAIDSALKYDTLTEKDLGLIQPYQPNISVTWLFQKTMSVAIDAQINPNQINNLMSGVFEVMDKLGDDVLKPFLQDVVQFSGLTKTLPLVNPKLVLPLLPQIGLPILLDWLKHYSNLGIYSGLYPVAKSLQPFMKNLTPQQKYYYHRWLDMWQYGAGFK; encoded by the coding sequence ATGAATTTTAGTTTATCTGAAGATGTCAAACAAAGATTATCTATAGTTGATAAAATATGGTTTGATTTACGTCATATACAACCCAATGTTAATAATATTAATCCCGTAATTTTTTCCAGTCAAGAGAAGATTCTTGATATTGATTTTGATATAATTATCTGTGGAGGAACGTTAGGTATATTTTTAGCCACAACTTTACAAAAAAAAGGTTATAAAATAGCGGTAATTGAGAAAGGAATTCTACAAGGTAGAGATCAAGAATGGAATATTTCTCGTCATGAATTAAACTGTTTATTAGAATTAGAATTATTAACCCAAGAAGAATTAGAAATAATAATTGTCAGTGAATATAACCCTGCAAGAATAAGTTTTTATGAAGGTTATGAATTATGGATTAAAAATGTATTAAATATTGGAGTTAGCCCTAAATTATTAATAAACAAAATTAAGGAAAAGTTTTTACAATTAGGAGGTTTTATTTTTGAAAATACTGTTTTTAATAATGCAATAGTAAAGGAAAATGGGGTCATTATTAAAACTAATAAACAAAAATTAAAAACTAAATTACTTATAGATAGTATGGGGCATTTTTCCCCCATCATTCAGCAATTAAGAAAAGGAGAAAAACCAGAAGGAGTTTGTTTAGTTGTTGGTAGTTGTGGGAAAGGATTTACTAACAATGAAACTGGTGATTTAATTGTTTCATTTACTCCTATTCAAAATCAATGTCAATATTTTTGGGAGGCTTTTCCTGCGAAAGATGGGCGCACAACTTACTTATTTACTTATCTTGATGCTCATCCTGATAGGATTAGTTTAACGGATTTGATGAATGAATATCTGCGATTATTACCAAAATATCAGCAAATAGATTTAGAAAATATTGATTTTCAGCGTTTTTTATTTGGATTTTTCCCCGCCTATCGCCAAAGCCCAATTAAAATTAATTACAATAGAATATTAGCTGTTGGTGATAGTAGTGGTAGTCAATCTCCCGTTAGTTTTGGTGGTTTTGGAGCGATGATGCGTCATTTAACCCGTTTAACCTACGCCATTGATTCTGCCTTAAAATATGACACTCTGACAGAGAAAGATTTGGGTTTAATTCAACCCTATCAACCTAATATTTCCGTGACGTGGCTATTTCAAAAAACCATGAGTGTTGCCATAGATGCCCAAATTAATCCCAACCAAATCAATAACTTAATGAGTGGCGTATTTGAGGTTATGGATAAATTAGGAGATGATGTGTTAAAGCCATTTTTACAAGATGTAGTGCAATTTTCTGGTTTAACAAAAACTCTTCCCCTCGTTAATCCGAAATTAGTATTACCTTTATTACCTCAAATTGGTTTACCAATTCTTCTCGATTGGTTGAAACATTATTCAAATTTGGGCATTTATAGTGGTTTATATCCTGTTGCTAAATCTTTACAACCTTTTATGAAAAATCTTACTCCTCAACAAAAATATTATTATCATCGTTGGTTAGATATGTGGCAATATGGTGCGGGATTTAAGTAA
- the pgsA gene encoding CDP-diacylglycerol--glycerol-3-phosphate 3-phosphatidyltransferase — translation MNIPNSITLARIILVIPLMYLLYQPENNYQWIAFIIFIIAAATDWLDGYLARKLNQITELGKFLDPLTDKILVIAPFLVLIERQQIPAWAVLIIIVREIVIAGWRVNPQLAKKDNISGANFWGKLKTVMQIIAISLLIIPLPGIWQKIGLISFWIALFLTIISGVIYIIPDKIIKLEN, via the coding sequence ATGAACATACCAAACTCTATAACATTAGCAAGAATTATTCTTGTTATTCCATTAATGTATTTACTATATCAACCAGAAAATAATTATCAGTGGATAGCTTTTATAATTTTTATTATTGCCGCCGCAACAGACTGGTTAGATGGTTATTTAGCGAGAAAATTAAATCAAATCACTGAATTAGGAAAATTTTTAGATCCTTTAACAGATAAAATTCTAGTGATAGCACCTTTTTTAGTTTTAATTGAACGTCAGCAAATACCAGCATGGGCAGTATTAATTATTATTGTAAGAGAAATTGTGATTGCAGGATGGAGAGTTAATCCTCAATTAGCAAAAAAAGATAATATTTCAGGTGCAAATTTTTGGGGAAAACTCAAAACTGTTATGCAAATTATTGCTATTAGTTTATTAATTATTCCTCTTCCTGGTATTTGGCAAAAAATAGGCTTAATTTCTTTTTGGATAGCATTATTTTTAACAATTATTTCTGGTGTTATCTATATCATTCCCGATAAAATAATTAAACTTGAGAACTAA
- the urtC gene encoding urea ABC transporter permease subunit UrtC: protein MLNNTLAQIRENKKQKLFIEIGAIVAIVIIFVIILPLIISAFRLQLLGRFLALAIVALGIDLIWGYTGLLSLGHGIFFALGGYAFMMHLKLQIPEGELPEFFNLYGVTELPFFWQPFHSFPFTFIAIFVIPGIVAGLLGYLVFRNRIKGVYFSILTQAALIVFYNFFNGQQKLINGTNGLKVDKESIFGFLVSEPSTQVLFYQFTIIFLLLSYLLCRWLTSGRFGRLLIAIRDDENRVRFSGYDPTWFKVLVFAISGAIAGISGALYTVQTSIITPSIMEVAFSIEMVIWVAVGGRGTLLGAIIGTLLVRLGQSFLSEKFPDIWLFFQGALFLIVVTILPSGIVGWWQNWAWIKLQSILGLNPPLITYPSLEKNPEET from the coding sequence ATGCTAAATAATACCCTTGCTCAAATTAGGGAAAATAAAAAACAAAAATTATTTATAGAAATAGGTGCGATCGTAGCTATAGTAATTATTTTTGTAATAATCTTGCCCTTGATTATAAGTGCTTTTCGGTTACAGTTATTAGGAAGATTTTTAGCCTTAGCTATCGTCGCATTAGGTATCGATTTAATTTGGGGTTATACAGGATTATTGAGTTTAGGTCATGGAATTTTTTTTGCATTAGGAGGTTATGCTTTTATGATGCACTTAAAATTGCAAATACCAGAGGGAGAATTACCCGAATTTTTTAATCTCTATGGAGTGACTGAGTTACCTTTCTTTTGGCAACCTTTTCACTCTTTTCCTTTTACTTTTATTGCTATTTTCGTTATCCCCGGCATTGTTGCTGGTTTACTAGGTTATTTAGTTTTTCGTAATCGCATTAAAGGAGTTTATTTTTCGATTTTAACTCAAGCAGCGTTGATTGTATTTTATAATTTTTTCAATGGACAACAAAAACTAATTAACGGTACTAATGGATTAAAAGTTGATAAAGAAAGTATCTTTGGTTTCTTAGTTAGTGAACCTTCTACTCAAGTTTTATTTTATCAATTTACTATTATTTTTTTATTGTTATCTTATCTTCTTTGTCGTTGGTTAACTAGCGGTAGATTTGGTAGATTATTAATAGCCATTAGAGATGATGAAAATAGAGTTAGATTTTCAGGATATGATCCTACTTGGTTTAAGGTTTTAGTGTTTGCCATTTCCGGTGCAATAGCAGGAATTTCAGGAGCTTTATATACCGTGCAAACATCTATTATTACTCCTAGTATCATGGAGGTAGCTTTTTCCATCGAAATGGTTATCTGGGTTGCTGTAGGAGGTAGAGGAACTTTATTAGGTGCAATTATCGGCACATTATTAGTAAGATTAGGACAAAGTTTTCTCAGCGAAAAATTCCCCGATATTTGGTTATTTTTTCAAGGAGCATTATTCTTAATAGTTGTAACAATTTTACCTAGCGGAATTGTTGGTTGGTGGCAAAATTGGGCATGGATAAAATTACAATCAATTTTAGGTTTAAATCCCCCTTTAATTACCTATCCTTCCTTAGAAAAAAATCCAGAGGAAACCTAA
- the murG gene encoding undecaprenyldiphospho-muramoylpentapeptide beta-N-acetylglucosaminyltransferase, with product MSVNNPNLLIAASGTGGHLFPALAVAQQLPDYNILWLGVPHRLETSLVPKSYPLITVDIDGFQTSFGIKTIFVMFKMFKAIIKTYQLIKSKKIDIVFTTGGYIAAPAIIGAKLAKIPVILHESNYIPGKVTKLFGGWCNVVGIGFTGTSKYLPKAKTQWVSTPVREEFFSPQLLELDIPENVPLIVAVGGSQGAVGLNKLVRQSAPRLLEKGAYIVHLTGKQDEEIGTFHHDHYLEMPFYNNMAGLLQRANIAISRSGAGTLTELAITKTPSILIPYPFAAEDHQFYNGQEFVNGEASLLFRQDQLNPDLLTETVLNLLNNSEKLVSMGEKSGNLALTDSAKILGKIIRECLTIK from the coding sequence GTGTCTGTTAACAATCCAAATCTTTTAATCGCTGCTAGTGGCACTGGTGGACATTTATTTCCTGCCTTAGCCGTCGCCCAACAATTACCTGATTATAATATTTTATGGTTGGGAGTACCTCATCGTCTCGAAACTTCTTTAGTGCCGAAATCTTATCCTCTTATTACTGTTGATATTGATGGTTTTCAAACTAGCTTCGGTATTAAAACTATTTTTGTAATGTTTAAAATGTTTAAGGCGATCATTAAAACTTATCAACTCATAAAGTCAAAAAAAATAGACATAGTTTTTACTACAGGTGGATATATTGCCGCTCCAGCAATTATTGGAGCAAAATTAGCTAAAATTCCCGTTATTTTGCACGAATCTAACTATATACCCGGAAAAGTTACTAAATTATTTGGAGGTTGGTGTAATGTGGTAGGTATTGGTTTTACAGGCACAAGTAAATATTTACCGAAGGCAAAAACTCAATGGGTAAGCACTCCTGTCAGAGAAGAATTTTTTTCACCTCAACTATTAGAATTAGATATTCCTGAAAATGTACCTTTAATTGTGGCAGTAGGAGGCTCACAAGGAGCTGTAGGGCTTAATAAATTAGTGAGACAATCAGCACCTCGTTTACTAGAAAAAGGGGCTTACATAGTTCATTTAACAGGGAAACAAGATGAGGAAATAGGTACATTTCACCATGATCATTATTTGGAGATGCCTTTTTACAATAATATGGCGGGATTATTACAAAGAGCAAATATAGCTATAAGTCGATCTGGTGCAGGTACACTAACAGAATTAGCGATTACAAAAACTCCTTCTATCTTAATCCCTTATCCTTTTGCCGCAGAAGATCATCAATTTTATAATGGACAAGAGTTTGTTAATGGTGAGGCTTCATTACTTTTTAGACAAGATCAATTAAACCCAGATTTATTAACAGAAACTGTATTAAACTTATTAAATAATTCTGAAAAGTTAGTCTCTATGGGAGAAAAATCAGGAAATTTGGCTTTAACAGATAGTGCAAAAATTTTGGGTAAAATAATCAGGGAATGTTTAACAATTAAATAG
- a CDS encoding DUF721 domain-containing protein, producing MTLYSIDKLLNQILSQPEWEKQKRYHLLTKFWYQIINKKIAQNTRPVSLKDDILFIATSSSSWSQDLNLQRRSLIIKINRCVESPINDLHFASVKWYQNQTIPIDKEDHNKEHPSTIIPESSLNLFPTDTPQKVLEKWLEIVKKRAIVWKTCPHCKTNCPEGELKRWGICIICFQQENSSELGLME from the coding sequence ATGACACTTTATTCTATTGACAAATTATTAAATCAAATTCTCTCACAACCTGAATGGGAAAAACAGAAGAGATACCATCTGTTAACTAAATTTTGGTATCAAATAATTAATAAAAAAATAGCACAAAATACTCGCCCAGTTTCTTTGAAAGATGATATATTATTTATTGCAACATCTAGTTCATCATGGTCTCAAGATTTAAACTTACAAAGACGCTCTCTGATTATCAAAATTAATCGTTGTGTAGAATCTCCTATTAATGATTTACATTTTGCATCGGTAAAATGGTATCAGAATCAAACTATACCGATTGATAAAGAAGATCATAATAAAGAACATCCTAGCACTATTATTCCTGAATCTTCCTTAAATTTATTTCCTACAGATACTCCTCAAAAAGTCTTAGAGAAATGGCTAGAAATTGTCAAAAAAAGAGCAATTGTATGGAAAACTTGTCCTCATTGTAAAACTAATTGCCCTGAAGGAGAATTAAAACGTTGGGGTATTTGTATAATTTGTTTTCAACAAGAAAATTCCTCGGAATTAGGATTAATGGAATAA
- a CDS encoding branched-chain amino acid ABC transporter permease gives MVEYLVFLTISASLYALFALGLNLQWGFTGLINFGHVAFMTIGAYTTVLLAEKGFPLFSAVIIGAIFASLLGLLIGLTSLKLREDYLAIVTIGVSELIRLIVQNEQWLTKGTFGIQSYQLPLGNFQPNLLGKVMMIIIFSVLGIFVLWQLWKNVRQQLRLRKQIQGKSYQPSSVLNIYLSSGLTLILILITYINGIIALYNYNYKAGLMLLILITLTVVYYGLDLLVHSPWGRVLKAIREDEEIPKALGKNVFFYKLQSFMLGGAIAGIAGAFYTWQLTTIYPSSFETLLTFNAWIIVVLGGSGNNAGVILGSIIFWSYDSLTRFIFSNSEIINDAQVGALRIMIIGLILMILMISRPQGILGKKAELSLNN, from the coding sequence GTGGTTGAATATCTAGTTTTTTTAACAATCTCCGCTAGTCTTTATGCTTTATTTGCTTTAGGTTTAAATTTGCAATGGGGTTTTACGGGATTAATTAATTTTGGTCATGTTGCTTTTATGACTATTGGAGCTTACACGACGGTATTATTAGCAGAAAAAGGATTTCCTCTTTTCTCAGCCGTGATTATTGGAGCTATTTTTGCTTCCCTTTTAGGATTATTGATCGGCTTAACCTCTCTTAAGTTACGAGAAGATTACTTAGCGATCGTTACTATTGGAGTATCAGAGTTGATTCGCTTAATAGTACAAAATGAACAATGGTTAACAAAAGGTACATTTGGGATACAAAGTTATCAATTACCTCTGGGGAATTTTCAACCTAATCTACTTGGTAAAGTAATGATGATTATCATTTTTTCTGTTTTAGGAATTTTTGTTTTGTGGCAATTATGGAAAAATGTTCGTCAACAATTACGCTTAAGAAAACAAATTCAAGGAAAAAGTTATCAACCTTCGAGTGTTTTAAATATTTATTTATCTAGTGGTTTAACTTTAATTTTAATTTTAATTACTTATATTAATGGTATAATTGCCTTGTATAATTATAATTATAAAGCAGGTTTAATGTTATTAATTTTAATTACTTTAACTGTAGTGTATTATGGCTTAGATTTATTAGTACATTCTCCTTGGGGGAGGGTATTAAAAGCGATTAGAGAAGATGAAGAAATACCTAAAGCATTAGGCAAAAATGTTTTTTTTTATAAGCTACAATCTTTTATGTTAGGTGGTGCAATTGCAGGAATTGCTGGAGCTTTTTATACATGGCAATTAACCACAATTTATCCATCTAGTTTTGAAACTTTATTAACCTTTAATGCTTGGATTATTGTTGTTTTAGGTGGCTCAGGAAATAATGCAGGAGTAATATTAGGATCAATTATTTTTTGGAGTTATGATTCATTAACAAGATTTATTTTTAGCAATTCAGAGATAATAAATGATGCTCAAGTTGGAGCATTAAGAATCATGATAATCGGCTTAATTTTAATGATATTAATGATTTCTCGTCCTCAAGGAATTTTAGGCAAAAAAGCAGAACTTTCATTAAATAATTAA
- the ureB gene encoding urease subunit beta → MIPGEIFTQEGDIELNQGRKILIITVANTGDRPIQIGSHFPFIKVNQSLRFDREKTMNMRLNIPAGTAIRFEPGDEKEIELVMVKSTN, encoded by the coding sequence ATGATTCCAGGAGAAATATTTACCCAAGAAGGTGACATTGAGTTAAATCAAGGCAGAAAAATTTTAATTATTACCGTTGCCAATACAGGCGATCGCCCCATCCAAATTGGTTCACATTTTCCTTTTATAAAAGTCAATCAATCCTTACGTTTTGATAGAGAAAAAACTATGAATATGAGGTTAAATATCCCCGCAGGTACAGCTATTCGTTTTGAGCCCGGAGACGAAAAAGAAATAGAATTAGTAATGGTAAAAAGTACTAATTAG
- the ureE gene encoding urease accessory protein UreE, with protein MIILTKKIDLISDNKPNLIINLTAEERTKVKYSIELKSVDSEDIQIIKLNLERGLILNDGDILTNDQANFFVLIKAKLEPVITVKSDSKLTLLKAAYHLGNRHVSLEINDNYLRFSPDHVLESMLIKLGLNIYEELAPFFPEFGAYKH; from the coding sequence ATGATTATTCTGACAAAAAAAATAGATTTGATCTCTGATAATAAACCTAATTTAATCATTAATTTAACTGCGGAAGAAAGAACTAAAGTTAAATATAGTATTGAGTTAAAATCAGTTGATTCTGAAGATATACAAATAATTAAGTTGAACTTAGAAAGGGGATTAATATTAAACGATGGAGATATATTAACTAATGATCAAGCTAACTTTTTTGTCCTCATTAAAGCAAAGTTAGAACCTGTTATTACAGTTAAATCTGATTCTAAATTAACATTATTAAAAGCGGCTTATCACTTAGGAAATCGTCATGTTAGTCTTGAAATCAATGATAATTATTTAAGATTTTCTCCTGATCATGTTCTGGAGTCAATGCTTATCAAACTGGGATTAAATATATATGAAGAATTAGCACCATTTTTCCCCGAATTTGGAGCATATAAGCATTGA
- the ureA gene encoding urease subunit gamma, producing the protein MQLSPQEKDKLLIFTAGLLAERRKAKGLKLNYPEAIAYISSAILEGAREGKTVAELMSYGTTLLTKNEVMEGIAEMIEDVQVEATFPDGTKLVTVHNPIS; encoded by the coding sequence ATGCAATTATCTCCCCAAGAAAAAGATAAATTACTAATTTTTACAGCTGGATTATTAGCAGAAAGACGCAAAGCAAAAGGCTTAAAGTTGAATTATCCTGAAGCTATTGCTTATATCTCTTCTGCAATTTTAGAGGGTGCAAGAGAAGGTAAAACTGTAGCAGAATTAATGAGTTATGGCACAACCTTATTGACAAAAAATGAGGTGATGGAAGGTATCGCAGAAATGATTGAAGATGTACAAGTAGAAGCTACTTTTCCTGACGGGACAAAATTAGTTACTGTTCATAATCCAATTAGTTAA
- a CDS encoding YiaA/YiaB family inner membrane protein has translation MGKENFNQSHSSAWVIQTWLSFILSIGATSIGIIYLPVDIWIKGYMGMGLLFSIGSTVSLTKTQRDLHESSRIIAKLEEAKVERILAEHNQVN, from the coding sequence ATGGGAAAAGAAAATTTTAATCAAAGTCATAGTAGTGCTTGGGTAATTCAAACTTGGTTGTCTTTTATTCTTTCCATTGGTGCAACTTCTATTGGTATAATCTATTTACCTGTGGACATTTGGATTAAAGGTTACATGGGAATGGGGTTACTTTTTTCCATTGGCTCGACAGTTAGTCTCACAAAAACTCAAAGAGATCTTCATGAATCTAGTAGAATTATTGCTAAACTTGAAGAAGCAAAAGTAGAAAGAATTTTGGCAGAACATAATCAAGTTAATTAA